From a region of the Helianthus annuus cultivar XRQ/B chromosome 5, HanXRQr2.0-SUNRISE, whole genome shotgun sequence genome:
- the LOC110940535 gene encoding protein CHLOROPLAST IMPORT APPARATUS 2 isoform X1, protein MSSCLSSRACGFDLEHMVKWQPYGNSSRTTSTSNTTSPSSTLSNSSNSPVTISNQKPRTPRKRLNQTYNEAAALLSMASPNIFKIKHLPKRTTNLSKFNKHLDNFGNEPPELIFFNSQIFKKPCFLTDLKTPNSCQLEQSKEYLDDFDTESILNDEIEQGIDSIMGDCTAISENHGTNDTVSSEFHNCCYGYPMGLGFGVRNRVRALKNADDRHWWKFPMVEVVNTSPAAIAKSERSPAGKKKKTVQLRKLVLKLDYDGVLNDWAGKGSPVPEEIIHAKAANIDIFSEDGGWKESSATRSLDNNNLKKIRPVKNAYSDKRPRCKGRFDFVEKPNSSVYNEV, encoded by the exons ATGTCATCTTGTTTAAGTTCAAGAGCTTGTGGGTTTGATCTTGAACACATGGTTAAATGGCAACCATATGGTAATTCAAGCAGAACAACTTCAACTTCAAACACAACATCTCCATCTTCAACCTTGTCGAATTCAAGCAATTCCCCAGTCACAATATCGAATCAAAAACCACGAACACCGCGAAAAAGACTGAATCAAACGTACAACGAAGCCGCTGCTCTGCTTTCCATGGCCTCCCCCaacattttcaaaatcaaacatctCCCCAAAAGAACCACTAATCTTTCCAAATTCAACAAACACCTTGACAATTTTGGCAATGAGCCACcggaattaattttttttaattcccAAATTTTTAAGAAGCCCTGTTTTCTAACCGATTTGAAAACCCCAAATTCTTGTCAATTGGAACAGAGCAAGGAATATTTAGACGATTTCGATACGGAATCGATTCTTAACGATGAAATTGAACAGGGGATTGATAGTATCATGGGGGATTGTACAGCAATTTCAGAAAATCATGGAACAAACGACACCGTTTCATCTGAATTCCACAATTGTTGTTATGGGTATCCgatggggttagggtttggggTGAGAAACAGAGTGAGGGCATTGAAGAATGCCGATGACCGGCATTGGTGGAAGTTTCCGATGGTGGAGGTGGTGAATACATCTCCGGCGGCTATAGCAAAAAGTGAAAGATCTCCGGCCGGTAAGAAGAAGAAAACGGTGCAGTTGAGGAAGCTGGTTTTGAAATTGGATTACGACGGCGTTTTGAATGATTGGGCGGGAAAAGGGTCGCCTGTGCCTGAAGAAATTATCCAt GCCAAAGCGGCTAACATTGATATTTTCTCTGAAGACGGTGGGTGGAAAGAATCTAGTGCAACGCGTTCTTTGGACAACAATAATCTCAAGAAGATCCGACCCGTAAAAAATGCCTACTCTGATAAACGGCCCAGATGCAAG GGACGATTTGATTTTGTGGAAAAGCCAAATTCTTCAGTTTACAACGAGGTTTAA
- the LOC110940535 gene encoding protein CHLOROPLAST IMPORT APPARATUS 2 isoform X2, which translates to MSSCLSSRACGFDLEHMVKWQPYGNSSRTTSTSNTTSPSSTLSNSSNSPVTISNQKPRTPRKRLNQTYNEAAALLSMASPNIFKIKHLPKRTTNLSKFNKHLDNFGNEPPELIFFNSQIFKKPCFLTDLKTPNSCQLEQSKEYLDDFDTESILNDEIEQGIDSIMGDCTAISENHGTNDTVSSEFHNCCYGYPMGLGFGVRNRVRALKNADDRHWWKFPMVEVVNTSPAAIAKSERSPAGKKKKTVQLRKLVLKLDYDGVLNDWAGKGSPVPEEIIHTVGGKNLVQRVLWTTIISRRSDP; encoded by the exons ATGTCATCTTGTTTAAGTTCAAGAGCTTGTGGGTTTGATCTTGAACACATGGTTAAATGGCAACCATATGGTAATTCAAGCAGAACAACTTCAACTTCAAACACAACATCTCCATCTTCAACCTTGTCGAATTCAAGCAATTCCCCAGTCACAATATCGAATCAAAAACCACGAACACCGCGAAAAAGACTGAATCAAACGTACAACGAAGCCGCTGCTCTGCTTTCCATGGCCTCCCCCaacattttcaaaatcaaacatctCCCCAAAAGAACCACTAATCTTTCCAAATTCAACAAACACCTTGACAATTTTGGCAATGAGCCACcggaattaattttttttaattcccAAATTTTTAAGAAGCCCTGTTTTCTAACCGATTTGAAAACCCCAAATTCTTGTCAATTGGAACAGAGCAAGGAATATTTAGACGATTTCGATACGGAATCGATTCTTAACGATGAAATTGAACAGGGGATTGATAGTATCATGGGGGATTGTACAGCAATTTCAGAAAATCATGGAACAAACGACACCGTTTCATCTGAATTCCACAATTGTTGTTATGGGTATCCgatggggttagggtttggggTGAGAAACAGAGTGAGGGCATTGAAGAATGCCGATGACCGGCATTGGTGGAAGTTTCCGATGGTGGAGGTGGTGAATACATCTCCGGCGGCTATAGCAAAAAGTGAAAGATCTCCGGCCGGTAAGAAGAAGAAAACGGTGCAGTTGAGGAAGCTGGTTTTGAAATTGGATTACGACGGCGTTTTGAATGATTGGGCGGGAAAAGGGTCGCCTGTGCCTGAAGAAATTATCCAt ACGGTGGGTGGAAAGAATCTAGTGCAACGCGTTCTTTGGACAACAATAATCTCAAGAAGATCCGACCCGTAA
- the LOC110940536 gene encoding beta-amylase 2, chloroplastic gives MARTITHRRGYNYLSRNRLSREQAATINESFARMRHSIREKYRKKKIIKRPRTNYSGTEPVTVYVVLPLGIINMQCELVYSPDDLMSQLTTLESIGVDGITVNIWWGIVEANKPRDYNWEGYKQLFSIIRQLGFKIQVLMSFHECVVDDAHIPLPKWIKEIGQNNPDIYFKDSVGRRNTETLSWGIDEERVLGDRTAVEVYTDYMRSFRDEFDELFQDLSIFKVEVGLGACGELRYPPSFSGEFQCYDKYLRKSLEKAAETAQDSSWGTPPDCSTFYCDDHDYDSPRGTFFLKWYSQYLIDHGVRVLKMAVPLFEPAQTYVKLSSMHSGYATDNQAERAAGFYDGYDPIGTMLRWHDAHLNFTCVEPDEFVCKVEEAGWVSGIAVSGQNAFPCYDRQGYGKILEVAKPRNDPFDRCIYSFTYRGLDQTLLEQHNLREFELFVKKMHGTIKKYEDLILDDPVALRTRAGLKKSERV, from the exons ATGGCTCGTACAATTACTCATCGTCGCGGATATAATTATCTATCCAG AAACAGACTCTCGAGGGAACAAGCGGCTACG ATAAACGAGTCGTTTGCCAGAATGCGGCATAGTATACGCGAAAAATATCGCAAGAAGAAAATCATCAAGAGACCTAGAACAAATTATTCAGGCACAGAACCTGTTACTGTTTATGTAGTGCTACCG TTGGGGATCATCAACATGCAATGTGAGCTGGTTTATAGTCCTGATGATCTGATGAGTCAACTAACAACACTCGAGTCAATTGGAGTTGATGGTATAACCGTTAATATCTGGTGGGGAATTGTTGAGGCCAACAAGCCCCGAGACTACAATTGGGAAGGTTACAAGCAACTCTTTTCGATAATCCGTCAGTTGGGTTTTAAGATACAG GTTTTAATGTCATTTCATGAATGTGTTGTTGATGATGCTCACATTCCATTGCCTAAATGGATTAAAGAGATTGGCCAAAACAACCCAGATATCTATTTCAAAGACAGTGTAGGAAGACGAAACACTGAAACCCTTTCTTGGGGAATTGATGAGGAGCGTGTTTTGGGAGACCGTACTGCTGTGGAGGTATACACTGACTATATGAGAAGCTTTCGGGATGAATTTGATGAATTATTCCAGGATTTAAGCATTTTCAAGGTTGAAGTTGGTTTAGGTGCTTGCGGAGAATTGCGTTACCCCCCATCTTTCTCTGGTGAATTCCAG TGCTATGATAAATACCTAAGAAAGTCTCTTGAGAAAGCTGCAGAAACAGCACAAGACTCTAGTTGGGGTACACCACCTGATTGTTCAACATTCTATTGTGACGATCATGACTACGATAGCCCGCGTGGTACCTTTTTTTTAAAATGGTACTCCCAATATCTCATTGATCATGGTGTCAGGGTACTAAAGATGGCTGTGCCGTTATTTGAACCTGCTCAGACTTATGTAAAG TTATCAAGTATGCATTCGGGGTACGCAACTGACAACCAGGCTGAACGGGCAGCTGGATTCTATGATGGCTATGATCCAATTGGTACAATGTTAAGGTGGCATGATGCTCATTTAAACTTTACATGTGTTGAACCCGATGAGTTTGTTTGCAAg GTAGAGGAGGCTGGATGGGTTTCTGGTATAGCTGTTTCAGGTCAAAACGCGTTTCCATGCTATGATAGGCAAGGATACGGGAAGATACTAGAAGTTGCAAAACCAAGAAATGACCCTTTTGATAGATGTATATATTCTTTTACCTACCGTGGCCTCGATCAAACTCTCCTTGAACAACACAACTTAAGAGAATTTGAACTCTTTGTCAAGAAAATGCATG GAACCATAAAGAAATATGAAGATCTCATTCTTGATGATCCTGTTGCTTTGCGCACTAGAGCGGGATTAAAGAAATCTGAACGTGTTTGA